One part of the Nitrospira defluvii genome encodes these proteins:
- the flgN gene encoding flagellar protein FlgN, whose protein sequence is MPHAISNESDALMERMLERILAFQSLLREEQEAIRCLSFGQFTSVTMRKAQLLDEIRDLEQERRTRPVPAATVAGDAGRNQREQELVAAIGETDRLNRFNATLIGQSLDFLHGALKRWQHSPESAALYSSSGAAVAAGAGLVRAKG, encoded by the coding sequence GTGCCACACGCTATCTCTAACGAGTCCGACGCGCTCATGGAGCGCATGCTCGAGCGGATCCTGGCCTTCCAGTCATTGTTGCGTGAAGAGCAGGAGGCGATTCGCTGCCTGTCGTTCGGCCAGTTCACCTCAGTCACGATGCGAAAAGCTCAATTATTAGATGAGATTCGTGATCTGGAACAGGAGCGCCGAACCAGACCGGTTCCCGCGGCAACTGTGGCCGGCGATGCAGGCCGGAATCAGCGGGAGCAGGAGTTGGTGGCGGCGATCGGGGAGACGGATCGATTGAATCGGTTCAACGCCACACTCATCGGGCAATCGCTCGATTTCTTGCACGGAGCGCTCAAGCGTTGGCAGCACTCCCCGGAGTCAGCGGCACTCTATTCGTCATCCGGCGCAGCAGTCGCGGCAGGCGCCGGCCTGGTGAGAGCCAAAGGGTAA
- the csrA gene encoding carbon storage regulator CsrA, with protein sequence MLVLTRRRGEGVTIGPDVRIVVLGIKGGQVRLGIEAPPNVQVHRDEVHARIQDENRIAAGPGVIPLEAFRQLSNKAGRRGG encoded by the coding sequence ATGCTGGTCTTAACACGACGTCGGGGAGAAGGCGTCACCATCGGGCCGGATGTTCGTATCGTGGTGCTTGGCATCAAAGGCGGACAAGTGCGGCTCGGTATCGAAGCGCCGCCCAATGTGCAAGTGCATCGGGATGAAGTGCATGCGCGGATCCAGGACGAGAATCGCATCGCGGCGGGGCCCGGCGTCATTCCGCTGGAAGCCTTCCGCCAATTGTCCAACAAAGCCGGCCGCCGGGGAGGCTGA
- the flgL gene encoding flagellar hook-associated protein FlgL, with translation MRVADQQMYNTLLGNLQRSRLQMLTSQEQISSQKRVNRPEDDPSSYGQIVLDKSALSQTTQWLRNIDFGTSRVNAADQALGQVQNLITRVRELTIQASSDTTSAEGRQSIAKEVRQLQRQLVQLGNTEVAGQAVFGGTKTDVSPYVITTGDTVTYQGNTETQSIAVGENQTVQILVPGSSIFTGATTNMFDSLRDLLTALESDNRAGIQVGIGNLDLATAQISDAQGTIGALANRLQVTHDALDTATLTISKAISDNQDADLATAISQLSLQQVAVQAASQTFSKIFDSSLINYLP, from the coding sequence ATGAGAGTCGCCGATCAACAGATGTACAATACCCTGCTCGGCAATCTCCAACGCTCACGCTTGCAGATGCTGACCTCGCAGGAGCAGATCTCCAGTCAGAAGCGCGTGAACAGGCCAGAAGACGATCCGAGTTCGTATGGCCAGATCGTCCTCGACAAATCCGCGCTCTCGCAAACCACCCAATGGCTGCGCAACATCGATTTCGGCACGTCGCGTGTGAACGCGGCCGATCAGGCCTTGGGACAGGTGCAGAACCTCATCACACGAGTACGTGAACTGACCATTCAAGCCAGCAGTGACACCACCTCGGCGGAAGGACGTCAAAGTATCGCGAAAGAAGTTCGCCAATTGCAGCGGCAATTGGTCCAACTCGGCAATACCGAAGTCGCCGGCCAGGCGGTATTCGGCGGTACAAAAACTGATGTCAGTCCCTATGTGATCACCACCGGGGATACGGTGACTTATCAGGGCAACACGGAGACCCAGTCGATCGCAGTGGGTGAAAATCAGACCGTGCAGATCCTGGTTCCGGGAAGCAGCATTTTTACCGGCGCGACGACGAACATGTTCGATTCGCTCCGGGACTTGCTTACCGCGCTCGAAAGCGACAATCGCGCGGGGATTCAGGTGGGAATCGGCAATCTGGACCTGGCCACGGCACAGATCAGTGATGCGCAGGGGACGATCGGGGCTCTGGCCAACCGTCTGCAAGTCACCCACGACGCACTGGATACGGCCACCCTGACCATTTCCAAAGCCATTTCCGACAATCAGGATGCTGATCTCGCAACGGCGATCAGCCAGTTGAGCCTTCAACAGGTCGCCGTGCAGGCCGCCAGTCAGACATTCAGCAAGATTTTCGACTCCTCATTAATCAATTATCTGCCGTAA
- a CDS encoding NAD-dependent epimerase/dehydratase family protein, producing MTTSSPHVLVTGGAGYLGSVLTRRLLDRGFAVTVLDNFMYRQNSLMDCCAEESFRIVRGDCRDERILTDLLQDADIIIPLAALVGAPLCDRDRVGAYTVNFEAVQLLCKLSSPQQRIIFPVTNSGYGIGQPGVPCTEDSPLRPISLYGETKVKAERVVLDRGNAITLRLATVFGVSPRMRMDLLVNDFVWRAVHDRAVVVFEGHCKRNYIHIQDVVRTFLHAIDHFEQMNNRPYNVGLEDANLSKLELCREIQRLLPQFVSFEAQIGEDPDKRDYIVSNQRLLASGFTPEWSLERGIRELIKCYTIVKAGQYANV from the coding sequence ATGACGACGTCATCCCCCCATGTGCTCGTGACCGGAGGGGCCGGCTATCTCGGTTCCGTGCTCACCAGACGGTTGCTCGATCGCGGCTTTGCGGTCACGGTCCTCGACAATTTCATGTACCGGCAAAACAGTTTGATGGACTGTTGCGCGGAAGAATCGTTTCGGATCGTGCGGGGAGACTGCCGGGACGAACGGATACTCACGGACCTTCTCCAGGACGCCGACATCATCATTCCACTGGCCGCGCTCGTCGGCGCGCCACTGTGCGACCGGGATCGCGTCGGGGCCTACACCGTGAATTTCGAAGCGGTGCAGTTGCTGTGCAAATTGTCGTCGCCGCAGCAACGGATCATCTTCCCCGTCACCAACAGCGGGTACGGCATCGGTCAACCGGGAGTGCCATGCACGGAGGACTCGCCCCTTCGGCCCATCAGCCTCTACGGCGAAACCAAGGTGAAGGCGGAGAGGGTCGTGCTGGATCGCGGCAATGCCATCACGCTGCGCCTGGCGACGGTATTCGGCGTGTCGCCAAGAATGCGCATGGACTTGCTCGTGAACGATTTTGTCTGGCGAGCCGTGCATGATCGCGCGGTCGTCGTCTTTGAAGGCCACTGCAAACGGAATTACATCCATATCCAGGATGTCGTACGAACATTCCTTCACGCGATCGATCATTTCGAGCAGATGAACAATCGCCCCTACAATGTGGGGCTGGAAGACGCGAACCTCTCCAAACTGGAACTCTGCCGCGAGATCCAACGATTGCTCCCGCAATTCGTGTCCTTCGAAGCCCAGATCGGCGAAGACCCGGACAAACGCGATTACATCGTCTCGAATCAGCGTCTGTTGGCGAGCGGTTTTACACCGGAATGGTCGCTCGAGCGGGGCATCCGTGAGCTGATCAAGTGTTACACGAT
- a CDS encoding HD-GYP domain-containing protein — translation MDSTKRIPIDQLTVGMFIAGLDQPWYRTPFLLHKWLLSNPDDIVQLKRHGIQIVTIDTKRGLDVGAAPAPAPEAPAVQEEPTPGPAEVADPPAGGKPSPAAASAAVYRQAMEAVDRVFRDIEAGQPPKATALKPVVRDLLKQIIEQPEAMMIQFCLDKMRRFDGTLANHGMDVCVLTLILAVENGCTESDMEALGLSALLHDIGFVRLPRNLYRKTTALTEQEQALMRQHPQLAASVLSQGDRVPETVTKIIAEHHEFQDGTGFPKLVKAGAVSPLTQLMALADTYDDLVTTRYGRPPLLPHDAIRQLFVLGAKGRYDKTLVEVAIKVLGVYPLGSLIKLNTNESAVVIGLNHEDRLRPRVRIIKGVDGEGQQPVDIDLQNQPADQPARSILRALDPGTEQIDLPQYLDLAVGGAPL, via the coding sequence ATGGATTCGACCAAACGCATTCCCATCGATCAGTTGACCGTCGGCATGTTCATCGCCGGCCTGGACCAACCCTGGTATCGGACGCCGTTTCTTCTCCACAAATGGCTGCTGTCCAACCCCGACGACATTGTGCAGCTCAAACGGCACGGCATTCAGATCGTCACCATCGATACGAAGCGTGGGCTGGACGTCGGCGCTGCGCCCGCCCCGGCGCCGGAGGCACCCGCCGTTCAAGAAGAACCCACACCAGGCCCGGCAGAGGTCGCCGATCCCCCAGCCGGCGGAAAGCCATCTCCGGCGGCGGCGTCCGCCGCCGTCTACCGGCAGGCTATGGAAGCCGTCGATCGCGTCTTCCGAGACATCGAAGCCGGTCAGCCGCCAAAAGCCACAGCATTGAAGCCGGTGGTGCGCGATCTCCTCAAGCAAATCATCGAACAGCCGGAAGCGATGATGATTCAGTTCTGCCTGGATAAGATGCGTCGCTTCGACGGCACCCTCGCCAATCACGGCATGGATGTCTGCGTCCTGACGTTGATTCTGGCCGTGGAAAACGGCTGCACGGAATCGGATATGGAAGCGCTCGGCTTGAGCGCGCTGCTCCACGACATCGGATTCGTCCGCCTGCCGCGGAACCTCTATCGAAAAACGACAGCCTTGACCGAGCAGGAACAGGCGCTGATGCGGCAACATCCGCAACTGGCGGCCTCCGTCCTGTCGCAAGGTGACCGGGTGCCGGAGACGGTGACGAAGATCATCGCGGAACATCACGAATTTCAGGACGGTACCGGGTTTCCCAAACTGGTCAAAGCCGGCGCGGTGTCGCCCTTGACTCAACTGATGGCCTTGGCCGACACCTATGACGACCTGGTCACGACCAGATACGGCCGTCCGCCCCTGCTGCCCCATGATGCCATTCGCCAGCTCTTCGTGTTGGGGGCGAAAGGGCGGTACGACAAGACGTTGGTTGAGGTCGCAATCAAAGTACTGGGCGTCTATCCGCTGGGGAGTCTCATCAAGCTCAATACCAACGAGTCCGCCGTGGTGATCGGCCTGAACCATGAAGACCGCTTGCGTCCGCGTGTGCGTATCATCAAAGGCGTGGACGGAGAAGGTCAGCAACCAGTAGATATCGATCTGCAGAACCAGCCGGCCGACCAGCCCGCACGCTCCATCCTCCGGGCGTTGGATCCTGGCACGGAACAGATAGACCTGCCGCAATATCTTGACCTTGCGGTGGGTGGAGCGCCGCTATGA
- the fliW gene encoding flagellar assembly protein FliW gives MKCQSTRFGTLDVKDESLLVFPSGILGFPDWTKYVMLDHDTDAPFKWLQCVEEPQLAFVILDPAYFKPDYQITVTTDALIEIQKQDDDELSVVTILTIPSDDPSAVTANLRGPLVMNHRTRLCKQLVLSEDLPTRYPLFTPSAQSHAFAVAV, from the coding sequence ATGAAATGTCAGTCGACCAGGTTCGGGACCTTGGACGTCAAAGATGAGAGTCTGCTGGTGTTTCCCTCCGGGATCCTGGGATTCCCGGACTGGACCAAATACGTCATGCTGGATCATGACACGGATGCGCCGTTCAAGTGGTTGCAGTGCGTCGAAGAACCGCAACTGGCGTTTGTCATTCTGGATCCGGCTTACTTCAAGCCGGACTATCAGATTACGGTGACGACGGATGCCCTGATCGAGATCCAAAAGCAAGATGACGACGAGCTCTCAGTGGTGACGATTCTCACCATCCCGTCCGATGATCCCAGCGCCGTGACCGCCAACCTGCGCGGTCCGTTGGTCATGAATCATCGCACCAGACTCTGCAAACAATTGGTGCTTTCCGAAGACCTGCCCACGCGCTACCCCCTGTTCACTCCTTCTGCACAGAGTCACGCATTCGCTGTAGCGGTGTAG
- a CDS encoding response regulator — MSHRSHSPFPHAQPPGGPDLPSEALSLLWDAVPLGVCLLTADSRVAFANRNAARLFHRTAGECLHRSLTDLLGQTVELSSSLRSSGVWKIPEATVGDSAETTESEEDESPGYALVEWEQLRMSGIPGVAALLTLRDVTRECELETDRDRLATVAEESPYPIVEIDRHGNILYVNPAMVEVLCRFGYDLSGRPDILPDNLPALVATCLLEGRTLRSQDVVRGEACYSWTLCPVPSNQLVRAYGVDLTEVHATHRALNATADHLRESNRQLDQALQQAQAAAQAKSSFLAMITHELRTPMNGVIGMASLLLDTSLTEEQRSFTQTIQQCGEAQLSLINDVLECSKIEAGKLELESLDFQLRTTVEDVLSQFAERAQRKGLEITGLVHASVPNALRGDPGRLRQVLTNFVGNAVKFTEHGEVTVQAFLEQDSPAGVTIKFEVTDSGIGISDEVQGRLFQAFAQADSSTTRKYGGTGLGLAISKQLVELMGGQVGLRSRPGEGTTFWCTAVFQKQPVCAPAIVPSAELSGRRVLIVDDNESNRTILHHLVSGWGMQDGQARNATEAMEMLSQAAAKGEPYEAAVLDMLMPGKDGLQLAQDIKAHPHGAGVRLVVLTSLIQPGHAERARRAGFSAYLTKPVRHDQLQGCLRVVFGLQQGPGTSGAGIGKSQIAAPPLITRHTLAEQARRPRILVAEDNVVNQKLAVRMLDRLGYQSDVVSNGQEAVTAFERESYAAIVMDCQMPTMDGYEATKQIRAQEQRPDDSRTRAHIPIIALTANAMPGDRERCKAAGMDDYLSKPVKTDDLGLILQRWAPLPTAADAPAPVPRREMTKTDARVFDASAMLANIGGDTELFEQLIRLFLDRHSLLMKEIETAIGQADASALERAAHSLKGTAANLCAPDVVLLAGQLEATGRLGTLTEAPSLLVQLDRTVQELVSVLSRQVAPPPST; from the coding sequence ATGAGCCATCGGTCACATTCGCCGTTTCCCCATGCACAGCCTCCCGGAGGTCCTGACCTACCCAGCGAAGCGCTTTCTTTGCTGTGGGACGCCGTCCCTCTGGGTGTATGTCTCCTGACGGCGGACTCGCGCGTGGCATTTGCCAACCGCAACGCAGCTCGCCTGTTTCACCGGACTGCGGGAGAGTGTCTCCACAGATCGTTGACCGATCTCTTGGGACAGACGGTCGAATTGAGCAGCTCGTTGCGATCCTCCGGCGTCTGGAAAATACCGGAAGCAACGGTGGGCGATTCCGCAGAGACGACGGAAAGCGAGGAGGACGAGTCTCCTGGTTATGCCTTGGTCGAATGGGAACAATTGCGCATGTCCGGCATCCCGGGCGTCGCCGCGCTGCTGACGCTGCGCGATGTGACCCGCGAATGCGAGTTGGAAACCGATCGTGACCGGCTTGCCACCGTGGCTGAGGAAAGCCCCTACCCGATCGTCGAAATCGATCGGCATGGCAACATTCTCTATGTGAATCCGGCCATGGTGGAGGTCCTCTGTCGATTCGGGTACGACCTCAGCGGCAGACCGGATATTCTTCCGGACAATCTCCCTGCGCTGGTCGCGACCTGCCTGCTTGAGGGACGCACACTTCGCTCTCAGGACGTGGTCAGAGGCGAGGCCTGTTACAGTTGGACCTTGTGCCCTGTGCCCAGCAATCAACTCGTGCGCGCGTACGGCGTCGACCTCACCGAAGTGCACGCAACGCATCGGGCCTTGAACGCCACGGCAGATCACCTTCGTGAGAGTAATCGCCAATTGGACCAGGCGCTCCAACAGGCGCAAGCGGCGGCGCAAGCCAAGTCCTCATTCCTGGCCATGATCACCCATGAGTTGCGCACGCCGATGAACGGCGTCATCGGCATGGCCAGTCTGTTGCTCGATACCTCGTTGACGGAGGAACAGCGATCGTTCACGCAGACGATTCAGCAATGCGGTGAAGCGCAACTGTCGCTGATCAACGACGTGCTCGAGTGCAGCAAGATCGAAGCCGGCAAGTTAGAACTCGAAAGCCTCGACTTCCAGTTACGCACCACGGTGGAAGACGTCCTATCACAGTTCGCCGAACGGGCTCAGCGCAAAGGTCTTGAAATCACCGGCCTGGTGCATGCCTCGGTTCCAAACGCGCTCCGTGGCGACCCCGGCCGCCTGAGGCAGGTGCTGACGAATTTCGTAGGAAACGCCGTTAAATTCACCGAGCACGGCGAAGTTACGGTACAAGCCTTCCTGGAACAGGACTCTCCGGCCGGCGTGACGATCAAGTTCGAGGTCACCGACTCCGGCATCGGCATCAGTGACGAGGTGCAAGGGCGACTGTTCCAGGCTTTTGCACAAGCCGACAGTTCCACCACCCGCAAATATGGTGGAACGGGTCTTGGCCTCGCGATTTCGAAGCAGCTGGTGGAACTGATGGGCGGTCAGGTCGGCTTGCGGAGCCGACCCGGTGAGGGGACCACCTTCTGGTGCACCGCCGTCTTCCAGAAGCAGCCGGTCTGTGCCCCGGCGATTGTGCCGTCCGCCGAACTGAGCGGTCGTCGTGTCCTCATCGTCGATGACAATGAATCGAATCGCACGATCCTGCATCATCTTGTCTCAGGATGGGGCATGCAGGACGGCCAGGCCCGCAATGCGACAGAGGCGATGGAGATGCTGAGCCAGGCCGCCGCCAAGGGAGAACCCTACGAGGCGGCTGTCCTCGACATGCTCATGCCGGGCAAGGACGGGCTTCAATTGGCCCAAGACATCAAGGCTCACCCCCATGGCGCCGGCGTGCGATTGGTCGTCTTGACCTCATTGATTCAGCCTGGGCATGCGGAACGGGCCCGCCGCGCCGGTTTCTCCGCGTATCTGACAAAGCCGGTGCGTCACGATCAACTGCAGGGTTGCCTCCGCGTCGTCTTCGGGCTGCAACAGGGGCCAGGAACCAGCGGAGCCGGCATCGGCAAGAGCCAGATAGCCGCGCCTCCCCTCATTACCAGGCACACCTTGGCCGAGCAAGCTCGGCGTCCCAGGATTCTCGTCGCTGAAGACAACGTGGTCAATCAGAAGCTGGCCGTCCGCATGCTCGATCGACTCGGCTACCAGTCGGATGTCGTCTCCAACGGCCAGGAGGCGGTGACGGCCTTTGAACGGGAATCGTATGCCGCGATCGTGATGGATTGTCAGATGCCGACGATGGACGGGTACGAGGCCACCAAGCAGATCCGCGCGCAGGAACAACGCCCGGATGATTCCCGAACGCGTGCGCACATTCCGATCATTGCGTTAACGGCCAATGCCATGCCGGGCGACCGCGAGCGATGCAAGGCCGCGGGCATGGACGACTATCTGAGCAAGCCGGTGAAGACGGACGATCTTGGTCTCATCCTGCAGCGTTGGGCTCCGTTGCCGACCGCGGCGGACGCTCCTGCGCCGGTTCCACGCCGCGAAATGACCAAGACCGACGCGCGGGTGTTTGATGCATCTGCGATGTTGGCCAATATCGGCGGTGATACCGAACTGTTCGAACAACTGATCCGGCTCTTCCTTGACCGGCATAGCCTCTTGATGAAAGAAATCGAAACTGCCATCGGTCAAGCCGATGCGTCCGCGCTTGAACGGGCGGCACACAGCCTCAAGGGCACCGCCGCCAACCTCTGCGCGCCCGACGTCGTCTTGCTGGCGGGCCAGTTAGAGGCGACCGGTCGTCTGGGGACCTTGACGGAGGCCCCGTCCCTTCTTGTGCAGTTGGACCGCACGGTTCAGGAACTGGTGTCGGTCCTGTCGCGTCAAGTCGCACCTCCCCCATCAACCTAA
- a CDS encoding flagellar brake domain-containing protein, giving the protein MTSDLTAHRHPASFLEVGLSLQLSLAGEESGAQYGSTVLGWKHRSWILCEWPFHFGKPIPCAVGTTCVLRYIYAGRIIGYRTEVLDLQLQPFPFLLLAYPSNIEAVPLRKQGRVLAHEPVVLLQVTGGVGERQSAHQPRIGGLLTDLSASGCAVRLQRPIQDFFPGMVLRVEFEIIGTGHVNNLTALVRNVSLQSDGTLLGLEFQFDGKETIEYRGWGGSVKKALESFVLQKHSIESA; this is encoded by the coding sequence ATGACCAGCGACCTGACGGCACATCGTCATCCCGCGTCATTCCTTGAGGTCGGGCTCTCGCTTCAGCTCAGTCTGGCCGGGGAAGAGAGCGGCGCACAATATGGCTCCACGGTCCTCGGTTGGAAACACCGCAGTTGGATCCTGTGTGAATGGCCGTTTCATTTCGGAAAGCCGATTCCCTGTGCGGTCGGTACCACGTGCGTACTGCGCTACATCTATGCCGGACGAATCATCGGCTATCGTACCGAGGTGCTGGATTTGCAACTGCAACCCTTTCCGTTTCTCCTGTTGGCGTATCCCTCGAACATCGAAGCCGTCCCCTTGCGCAAGCAGGGACGGGTACTGGCTCACGAGCCTGTCGTGCTCCTACAGGTGACCGGCGGTGTCGGCGAGCGGCAATCCGCACACCAGCCGAGAATCGGCGGGCTGTTGACGGATCTGAGCGCATCCGGATGCGCCGTCCGGCTCCAACGGCCGATCCAGGACTTTTTCCCGGGAATGGTCTTGCGCGTGGAATTCGAAATCATCGGGACCGGTCACGTCAACAATCTGACAGCCCTCGTGCGAAACGTGTCACTGCAATCGGACGGCACGCTCCTCGGCCTGGAATTCCAGTTTGACGGCAAGGAGACGATCGAGTACCGCGGGTGGGGCGGATCGGTCAAAAAAGCCCTCGAATCGTTTGTGCTTCAGAAACACTCCATCGAATCCGCCTAG
- the flgK gene encoding flagellar hook-associated protein FlgK: MSGLNGLFGVGSNALASFQRAMSVTGQNIANVSTPGYSRQEAVLTQTLPENGRPGQIGTGVQVSEIRRSVDSFVEQQLLGSSERIGQFGASQKALSQIQILFNDSNDQGIAAGLNDFFKAWQDVATNPADLTARTVLLTKADGLTKVLNQASSQLSTQRLSLDGQVQSGINDINALASKIADLNAQIKLTEVSGQQANDLRDQRGRFLNDLAGLVDISSIEDGSGQVTVFVGIGQILVTDHTAYKLTGVSDVTNGGLLDVRYDGGTGPNTDITSSISGGRLKGLLDARDTTAAGLQTSLDTLTSQLVSQVNTQHRLGYGLDGSTTQDFFTASGTTAGTISIALTDRQKIAASSTATGLPGNNVNALAVADLQTAAVAGLGNTTFQSYYSAMAGSFGATLQGATRDLHGQEILNDQLLAHRAEISGVSMDEELINLLKYQRAFQAASRLITTSDEMLQTILSLKR; encoded by the coding sequence ATGTCGGGACTGAACGGATTATTCGGCGTGGGCTCGAACGCACTGGCCAGTTTCCAGCGCGCCATGTCCGTCACCGGACAGAACATCGCCAACGTCAGCACCCCCGGCTACTCACGGCAGGAAGCGGTGCTCACCCAAACCCTGCCGGAGAACGGCCGCCCAGGCCAGATCGGAACAGGCGTTCAGGTCTCGGAAATTCGCCGCTCCGTCGACAGCTTTGTGGAACAGCAACTGCTGGGTTCCAGCGAGCGGATCGGGCAATTCGGCGCATCCCAGAAGGCCCTTTCTCAAATCCAGATTTTGTTCAACGATTCGAATGACCAGGGTATTGCGGCAGGACTGAATGATTTTTTCAAAGCCTGGCAGGACGTGGCGACCAATCCGGCGGACCTGACCGCGCGCACCGTACTCCTGACCAAGGCCGACGGGTTGACCAAAGTCTTGAACCAGGCATCTTCCCAGCTGTCCACACAGCGGCTGTCGCTTGATGGTCAGGTTCAAAGCGGGATCAATGACATCAATGCGCTGGCCAGCAAGATCGCTGATTTGAACGCCCAAATTAAACTGACCGAGGTGAGCGGGCAGCAGGCGAACGATCTTCGGGATCAGCGCGGCCGGTTCTTGAACGACCTCGCAGGTCTGGTCGATATTTCTTCGATCGAAGATGGAAGTGGCCAGGTGACCGTGTTTGTGGGGATCGGGCAGATTCTGGTCACCGACCACACGGCGTACAAGCTCACCGGCGTTTCCGACGTGACCAACGGTGGGTTGCTCGACGTACGGTATGACGGGGGAACCGGCCCCAACACGGATATTACCTCCTCGATCAGCGGCGGCCGGCTGAAAGGGCTGCTCGATGCGCGGGATACAACCGCCGCGGGTTTGCAGACCTCCTTGGACACCCTCACATCGCAACTTGTGTCGCAAGTCAACACGCAACACCGACTGGGGTACGGGTTGGACGGCTCCACCACGCAGGACTTTTTTACTGCCTCTGGAACCACCGCCGGCACAATCAGTATAGCGCTGACCGATCGGCAAAAAATCGCCGCTTCGTCGACCGCCACCGGACTCCCCGGCAACAATGTGAATGCCCTGGCGGTAGCCGACCTCCAGACGGCCGCGGTGGCCGGATTGGGCAATACGACGTTTCAGAGCTATTACAGCGCCATGGCCGGAAGTTTCGGCGCGACACTACAGGGTGCGACGCGGGACTTGCATGGGCAGGAAATTTTGAACGACCAATTGCTCGCACACCGAGCGGAGATTTCCGGTGTGTCCATGGATGAAGAGCTCATCAATCTGTTGAAGTATCAGCGGGCGTTTCAAGCTGCCTCACGGCTCATCACCACCAGTGATGAGATGTTGCAGACCATCTTGTCGTTGAAGCGCTGA
- a CDS encoding DegT/DnrJ/EryC1/StrS family aminotransferase — translation MTIHAQNAKLNPRWCLAQDTIDRQDIDRLIDWLKTYPRLTKGAVTLEFERQWSEWLGRPHSVNCNSGSSANLLMYYALLRSGKLRNTNVIVPSVGWVTSIAPAIQFGFTPHMCEADPDTFGLDLNHLEDLLRRHQAQTVLLVQVLGVPHRMHELQALKDRYGFYLLEDACAAIGAEYEGRKVGTFGDMASFSFYFGHQMSTIEGGMVSCSDRQFADLLLMLRSHGWSKDLPSARHEELVEQYEIDDFHSPFVFYEPGFNLRSTDLNAFIGIEQVRKLDWMTGRRQANHDRYLQQLGGRFYTQRPPRHSKVASISFGLLADSPDQRKRIVRALVAEGVETRIFSAGNLGLHPFWMNRYGKASFPVADRVHHCGFFLPNHASMTEQDVVHISRVVLEAA, via the coding sequence ATGACGATTCATGCCCAGAACGCCAAACTCAATCCGCGATGGTGCCTTGCGCAGGATACCATCGACCGTCAGGACATCGATCGATTGATCGACTGGCTCAAGACCTATCCACGACTGACCAAGGGAGCGGTCACGCTGGAGTTCGAACGGCAATGGTCCGAGTGGCTCGGGCGTCCGCATTCCGTCAATTGCAATTCAGGCTCGTCAGCCAACTTGCTCATGTATTACGCCTTGCTGCGTTCGGGCAAGTTGCGCAATACGAATGTGATCGTCCCCAGCGTCGGATGGGTCACATCCATCGCCCCGGCGATTCAGTTCGGCTTTACGCCCCACATGTGTGAGGCGGACCCGGACACGTTCGGGCTTGATCTGAACCATCTTGAAGACCTCTTGAGGCGGCATCAGGCGCAGACCGTCCTGTTGGTGCAGGTCCTGGGGGTGCCGCATCGTATGCACGAATTGCAAGCGTTGAAGGATCGCTACGGATTTTATTTGCTGGAAGACGCCTGTGCGGCCATCGGAGCCGAATACGAAGGCCGCAAGGTCGGAACGTTCGGCGACATGGCCAGCTTTTCCTTTTACTTCGGCCACCAGATGTCCACGATCGAAGGGGGCATGGTGTCCTGCAGCGACCGGCAGTTCGCCGATCTGCTCCTTATGCTGCGCAGTCACGGATGGAGCAAGGATCTGCCAAGCGCACGGCATGAAGAATTGGTTGAGCAATATGAGATCGACGACTTCCACTCACCCTTCGTGTTCTACGAGCCTGGATTCAACCTGCGCTCGACCGACCTCAATGCGTTTATCGGTATCGAACAGGTGCGCAAGCTCGATTGGATGACGGGGCGCCGACAGGCCAATCATGATCGGTATCTGCAGCAGTTGGGTGGGCGCTTCTACACGCAACGTCCGCCGCGTCACAGCAAGGTGGCGAGCATTTCTTTCGGGTTGTTGGCCGATTCCCCGGATCAGCGCAAGCGCATCGTTCGCGCCCTGGTTGCCGAAGGAGTGGAAACCAGAATTTTTTCGGCCGGCAATCTGGGCCTGCATCCGTTCTGGATGAACCGGTATGGAAAAGCCAGTTTTCCCGTGGCCGATCGGGTCCATCATTGCGGGTTTTTCCTGCCCAATCACGCCTCGATGACAGAGCAGGACGTGGTGCACATCTCCCGCGTCGTGCTTGAGGCCGCATGA